A window of Adhaeribacter arboris genomic DNA:
TTTTCCCGGGCTTCTTCGCTGGCCAGCTTTTCGTAATTACCCAAACGGGCTTTCGATTTGGCCTGACGGGCTTTCGGCGACATGCGGGCCCATTCTAACTCGCGTTGCAGGGTTTTCTGGCGTTTACTTTCTTGTTTTTCTTCTTTTGCTAAGCGATTCGCTTTTTGTTCCAGCCAACTAGAGTAATTGCCTTTCCACGGAATACCTTCGCCGCGGTCCAGTTCCAGAATCCAACCGGCTACATTATCCAGAAAATAGCGGTCGTGGGTAACGGCAATAACGGTACCTTTGTACTGCTGCAAGTGCTGCTCCAGCCACAGCACCGATTCAGCATCGAGGTGGTTGGTAGGTTCATCGAGTAATAAAACATCAGGCTCCTGCAACAACAAACGACATAAGGCTACCCGGCGTTTTTCTCCTCCCGATAAATTCCCGATTACGGCTTCTCCGGGAGGAGTGCGCAAAGCATCCATAGCGCGTTCCAGTTTATTATCCAACTCCCAGGCATTATGCTGGTCGAGTTTTTCCTGTACTTCACCCTGGCGGGTTAATAACTTATCGTAGTCGGCATCGGGGTCAGCAAAGGCTTCGTTTATTTCGTCGAATTCTTTAAGTAATGCTACTACTTCGGCTACGCCTTCTTCTATTATTTCTTTTACCGTTTTAGTTGCGTCGAGTTGGGGTTCCTGTTCTAAGTAACCCACGCTGTATCCGGGCGAAAAAGCTACTTCGCCCTGGTATTGCTTATCCACGCCGGCAATAACTTTTAACAAACTCGACTTACCCGAGCCATTTAAACCCAGCACCCCAATCTTAGCGCCATAAAAAAACGAGAGGTAAATATTTTTTAATACTTGTTTCTGCGGCGGGTAAATTTTACTAACCCCAGCCATCGAGAAAATAATGGTTTCGCTACTCATGCTTATTTTTTAAATTTCCTGTTCCTTGTACTAGTAAAAAATGTTCTAATAAGGTAATCTGCGGCCTAAAACCCACATCGAACTGTTGAATATTACGTATTTCCTTTGCAACGTTACTTAACCGCGGCTTTATGCTTTAAAAGTGGGCAAATATCGCAAATTATAATAGTTTCTGATTATGAAAATAGTTGGAAATGGTTAAACTTGTAAAAAATTAGATTTTAAATTTACCGCGTTCCCTCGATGGAAAACAAAGATTTATTGGAAGAAGCCAAGAAGTACGGCTTTACTCAGGACAATCAGGTGTGGCTAAAGCCTTTTATGAACTTTCCGGCCCGCCAGGTGGGCGAAGTGAAAGAAGTAGAAGACGAATCGCTGCAGTATTTTGCCTTTCGCTTTCAAACTTTTCAAGAAAAAGTTAATGCCCTGATTGATAAAATTTCTACTTCCGAAAACAAAGGCTCTTTTTTAATGAAAGTGCTGCACTTGAAAGAATTAGTAGGCAAATACGATGCTCTCGGCGATTTCGAATCCATTCACCATCAGCTTACCCAAGCCGAAAACGAAATAAAAGCTGCCATAGGCAAAAACCGGGATAAAAATTTAACTACCAAAATTGCTTTAATAGAAGAGGCGGAGGCTTTGCAAGACAGCATCGACTGGAAAGGAACGACCGAAAAACTGAAAGAACTACGCCAGAACTGGATAAAAACCGGCCCCATTGATAAAGCGCTGACCGATGAAATAGAAGATCGTTTTAAAAACGCGGTAGAAGTATTTTTTAAGCGCAAAAAAGAGTTTTACGAAGACAAGCACAATATGCTGTCGCGTACTTTGGCCAAATACAAAGCTTTAATTGCGGAATCGGAGGCATTAAAACATTCAGAAGATTGGGAAGGCACTACCAAAAAACTGAAAGATTTACAAAATCAATGGAAAGCTATTGGGGGCAATTTACCCCGTAAAACTTCCACGGAACTTTGGAATAGCTTTCGGAAAGCGCATAATTACTTTTTTGAAAGACTTAAAAATAAAATAACCGTTACAAAAACGGAGTCGAAAGATCGTTTCTTTGAAGATAACCTATCTAAGAAAAAGCAATTGGTTGAAGAAGCGCAAGGTTTACTTTCTTTAAACACCCACGAAGCCGTATCCCGCGCCAAAGAACTGCAGGCCGCCTGGAAAAAAGTAGGTCCGGTAAAAGGCGAAGAATCGGACCGCGTGTGGGAGCAGTTTATCATTGCCTGCGATAAAGTTTTTGAAATTAGCAGCCTCGAGCACTTTATGCGCAAAAAGTACCCGAATGCCGATAGAAACAACCACGCCGAGCAAATTCATAATCGCATTAATGCCTTACGTGATTTTATTAAATCGGACAGACAGGAACTGGAAGTACTCGAAACGAACTTAGGTAAATTATCTACTGCGCCGAATAACGATACTTTCCGCACCATGATTCAGGGCAAAATCAAGAACTTTAACCGGAAAATTAAAACCAAAACCGAACTTATTGAATTGTTTAAAAGTAAACTGAATAAGCAAGTATCGGGTTAATTCTTGTCCAGGTGTGTTAATTGGGGCCTATTTTTTTAAATAATACATTGTTTTAAAAGCAAAAGTCATAAAGTTTTTTAAGATATTTATTCCCTTAAATAAGAGCCTCTTAGGGTAAAACTTAGCTCTTAAAATGGTTGTGAGGATAATAGCAGAGGCGAAAACTAATAATAAAGTCAAACATTTATTTAGATTTACACGTTGTCATTTAAAAAATATATCTAATTTTTATATATTAAATTATATAAATAGTAGATTTAAGTACTTAATTCTATTTGTATTCCACATTTTAACGTTTTTAAGGAGATATAAACATGTATTGGACACTGGAACTAGCATCCTATTTAGAAGATGCCCCCTGGCCTGCTACAAAAGATGAATTAATTGACTATTCTATTCGTTCCGGCGCCCCGATGGAGGTGGTAGAAAACCTGCAGGCCTTGGAAGATGATGGTCAACCATACGAAAACATAGAAGAAGTTTGGCCGGATTATCCGACCAAAGAAGATTTTATGTTTAACGAAGACGAGTATTAGCAGATAATTAGAAATTATGAGTTAAAGTTAGAAATTAATAATACAGTCATTTCTAATTCATAATTTTTAATTTCTAGTTATAAACATGTTAGAAGTTAAAGATTTGGTTGCGGGATATGAGCAGCGTGTGCTTATCCGCAACCTTTTTTTTTCGCTCCGGGCACCAGCTTTTGTAGCTATTGTAGGCCATAATGGCGGTGGCAAAACTACTTTTTTCAAAGCTTTAACCGGTCAATTGCCGTATCAGGGACACATTCATATCCAGGGTATGCAGGTAAAGGATTTACCCCGGCGAGTTATGGGCAGTCTATTATCGTATTTGCCCCAGAAGAACAGCGTTTCTTTTCCGATACCTGTGCGCGATTTAGCCGTAATGGGACTCATCCGAAAAAAGCGTTTCCTGGAGAATTATGATGCGAATGATTACCACCAAGTCGACGAGCTTTTAAGTGAACTGGAAATAGCTCACCTAGCTCATCAGGATTTTACCCAACTCTCCGGCGGCGAACAACAATTAGTCTGGCTAGCGCAATTAATACTGCAAGATACCCCAATTTGCCTCCTCGATGAGCCTACTCAGCAGTTAGATGTGTACCATAAAAAGCACGTATTTCATTTAATGACCAGTTGGGTTACGCAGCAACAAAAAACGGTTTTATGTATTACCCATGACTTACCGAATCTGATTGGCCATACCGGTTATTTACTTAACCTCTCTAAGCCACACCCGCAGTTAGAAATTCTTAATTCAGAAACTCTTCAGGAAAATATTTCTTTTCTGGAGAAAAAACCCATTTGAATCAAGAATTTACTTCTGCAGCATTGCTCGTAAGGCCTTTACGTTATTTACTTCAATGGCATCGGGTTCCAATAATACCATTTTGTATATCGTATCGCGGGCTTTGCCGCCAAATAATACTACTTGTAAATGATAATAACGGGCTAATTTTATTTGAGCGGCATTTATGTGCTTTCCTTCGGCTACCAGGCCGTGCAAGCGATTTGCTAGAATTGTTTTTAAGCTTGCCTCAAAATCAGGGCTTATGTCCAGCAACAACTTGGCGCGTGGTTCGGCTATCCGGAAAGCATTTAATAATTCTGGCTTGGCATACACAATGGTTAGTTTTTCTATTGGGTAGTGGTATTTCTGTAATAAGTTTATCACACAACGGGCAAAATAAGTATTACGAGCCGGAGTGTAACTGCGTAAATCCAGGTGCAGGTACGGAAACTCCGGAAACTTTTGCAATTCCCGCAGCAAATCTTCTAAAGAAATAATTTTTTCCTGCTGAAAGAAATCGTACGGCCAGCCTCCTTTATAAGCTAAGCCTAACACCTTAGTTGCCGGCAGGTCCTCAATTTTACCTTTACCTCCTGACATCGTATTCAGGGTTTCATCGTGATACAAAATAGGTATACCATCGCGGCTCACGTGCACATCTACTTCTAAACCATCGGCCCCATCTTCGCGCAGCGCCTTTAACAACGACGTCATACTATTAGGAGGCAGCGGATTAAAGGGATTAAAGGGAGAGAAAAAGGCTCGTCCGGCATGCCCAATTACTAAAACTTTTCGGTGTTCCGGCGTAAGAGCCTTTATTTGCTGCTTAAACCCGATGGTATCGTATATAAAAAATAATGCGGTACTTATACTTACTATTAAAAGCAGAAGCCATAATTTGCGTTTCCAAACGACTTGCTTCGGTCCGGAGCGATTCATGAATCAAATATATAGCCCGTTAGGATAATACGTAAAATATTTCAGCATCTATTTTCAAGGGTCTATTATTTAGGTCATCTACTTTTAAAAACGTTGCCAACATGGGTGCTTCTTCGTCAATGTCAGATAAAACGCCAGTAAATAACCAAAACTTAATCCCGCTTTCCTTCATTATGCTCCTGGCGCTGGTCATTCGCTTGCTGGCGGCTTTTTTTTCCCGCGGTTATGCTTTTCACGATGATCATTTTGATGTGATTGAAATTGCGCAGAATTGGGTGTACGGTTTACCTATCTGGATTCACGATAAAATTCCGCCGCGGCACAGTATGTTTTACGCCGGAATTCATTATCTCCTCTTTTACATCTGCGAAGCCTTAGGATTGACCAGCCCAACGGGAAAAATGACGGTTGTTCGGTTGCTGCACGCGCTTTACTCACTGCTGGTAGTGTATTACGGTTACAAGATCACCGAAATGCTTTCAAATCAACGCAATGCCCGCCTGGTAGGTTTAATGCTCGCTCTTATCTGGTTTATGCCGTTTATGAGTGTGCGTAACCTGGTAGAAATGACGTGTATTCCGCCTTATTTGGCTGCTTTTTATTTAATTTTAAAACCTGAAACCAGCAACAAACGCTTACTATTTTGGCGTTACTTTGGCGCCGGAGCGTTACTGGCGCTTTCATTCGTGCTACGCTATCATGTTTTGCTATTGGTAGTCGGAATGGGTTTGGTGCTACTTTACCAAAAGCAATGGTTAAAAGTAATTTACCTGGGCCTGGGTTTCTTTATCCTAGCTTTCCTGATTCAGGGCACGATAGACCTAACTTTTTATAAATTCCCGTTTCACTCGGTAGTTACTTATTTTTTATATAATTCAGATAAAGCTTACAGCTACAGTACGGGTCCGGTTTACCGTTATGTTTTAACTATTTTAGGTTTTTTAGTGCCGCCCTTGAGTGTGTACCTACTCGTAGGATACGCCCGTACTGCCAAAATAGCGCCTACGCTCTTTGTATCCGGACTTGTCTTTTTCGTAGTGCATTCGGCTTTCCCGAACAAACAAGAACGGTTTATTCTGCCGCTATTCCCGATTATAATTATTCTGGGGGTAATTGGGTGGCAAAGCTTTGTGCAACAATCTAAATTTTGGCAAACCCGCCGCAAGTTGCTGGCTGCTAGCTGGACTTTCTTCTGGATTTTAAATATTATGGCAGCTGTATTGCTGGCATTTACTTACACCAAAAAAAGCAGAATCGCCCCTTTAGTGTATCTTTCGCATAAAGAAAATTTACACGGAATTTTACTTGAGTTTGGGGATAATAGCGTTAAAATGCCGCCTTTGTTTTACCTGGGCCGCATGGCCACCGAAGCCGAAACTTTTATTTCTGATAAAAAGAATATGTGGCGTAGCTACAAAGCCGGTAAGCCCTTGCCCGAAAATTTTGTGATGGTATACAGTTTAAACAACGATAAACCATTGAATAAACTAAAGGCCGAAGTAAACCCCCAATATGCCCCTAATTACGTAGTAGTGGTTGGTCAGGATAATCTAGAAAAGCGCTTACAACGGCTTCGCACCTTTTATCCTAATCTTAAACTAGATCAAACCATTGCCCCATCGCTTTACGACCAGGTATTACACCGTTTTAATCCCCGGGTGCACAAAGACGAACACGTTTGGATATACCAGATTATGTAAGCTGGTATTTACCGATTAAAAGTATACAGGTAGTTAAAGGAAAAATTCCAGAATAAAATCAAGATAATGGCACACAACTTAGCCACGTAAAAATTCAACTGCGCCTTTTCCGATAGAAGGTATACAATCAGGTTATTTAAGATTAAACCCCCCAGAGAAATAAGCAAAAATTTTGAAAACTGCAGCGCAATGCTTGGGTCGGCACTCCGGAACGTCCAGATTCGATTTAAGAAATAATTACTGACACAGGCAATGGTAAACCCCAAACTATTAGCCAAGTATTTATTCCAGCGCAATTTTTCTTTAACTAAATAGGTAAAACTAAAATCGAGCACTAACCCCGAAAACCCAACGATTCCGAACTTCAGGAATTTAATTATTAAGGCAGGAAGCGTCTCGAACATGCAATTTCTCTTTAATGCAGCAAATTAATGGGCATTTAGCTGCCTATAAAGTAAAAAGGCAAATAATTAAAAATCCGCCAGATTTTAAGGGTTGG
This region includes:
- the ettA gene encoding energy-dependent translational throttle protein EttA, whose product is MSSETIIFSMAGVSKIYPPQKQVLKNIYLSFFYGAKIGVLGLNGSGKSSLLKVIAGVDKQYQGEVAFSPGYSVGYLEQEPQLDATKTVKEIIEEGVAEVVALLKEFDEINEAFADPDADYDKLLTRQGEVQEKLDQHNAWELDNKLERAMDALRTPPGEAVIGNLSGGEKRRVALCRLLLQEPDVLLLDEPTNHLDAESVLWLEQHLQQYKGTVIAVTHDRYFLDNVAGWILELDRGEGIPWKGNYSSWLEQKANRLAKEEKQESKRQKTLQRELEWARMSPKARQAKSKARLGNYEKLASEEAREKEQKLELFIPDGPRLGNVVIEAEGLTKAFGDKLLFENLTFSLPPAGIVGIIGPNGAGKSTLFRVITHREKPDAGAITIGPTVQTAYVDQQHQDLDPNKSVFETISGGTETMLLANRQINSRAYVSKFNFTGADQEKKVGVLSGGERNRVHLAMTLKQGANLLLLDEPTNDLDVNAIRALEDALENFAGCAVIISHDRWFLDRIATHILAFEGESQVVWFEGNFTDYEEAKRKRLGDVEPKRIRYKKLV
- a CDS encoding DUF349 domain-containing protein, translating into MENKDLLEEAKKYGFTQDNQVWLKPFMNFPARQVGEVKEVEDESLQYFAFRFQTFQEKVNALIDKISTSENKGSFLMKVLHLKELVGKYDALGDFESIHHQLTQAENEIKAAIGKNRDKNLTTKIALIEEAEALQDSIDWKGTTEKLKELRQNWIKTGPIDKALTDEIEDRFKNAVEVFFKRKKEFYEDKHNMLSRTLAKYKALIAESEALKHSEDWEGTTKKLKDLQNQWKAIGGNLPRKTSTELWNSFRKAHNYFFERLKNKITVTKTESKDRFFEDNLSKKKQLVEEAQGLLSLNTHEAVSRAKELQAAWKKVGPVKGEESDRVWEQFIIACDKVFEISSLEHFMRKKYPNADRNNHAEQIHNRINALRDFIKSDRQELEVLETNLGKLSTAPNNDTFRTMIQGKIKNFNRKIKTKTELIELFKSKLNKQVSG
- a CDS encoding DUF2795 domain-containing protein, whose product is MYWTLELASYLEDAPWPATKDELIDYSIRSGAPMEVVENLQALEDDGQPYENIEEVWPDYPTKEDFMFNEDEY
- a CDS encoding ABC transporter ATP-binding protein, which gives rise to MLEVKDLVAGYEQRVLIRNLFFSLRAPAFVAIVGHNGGGKTTFFKALTGQLPYQGHIHIQGMQVKDLPRRVMGSLLSYLPQKNSVSFPIPVRDLAVMGLIRKKRFLENYDANDYHQVDELLSELEIAHLAHQDFTQLSGGEQQLVWLAQLILQDTPICLLDEPTQQLDVYHKKHVFHLMTSWVTQQQKTVLCITHDLPNLIGHTGYLLNLSKPHPQLEILNSETLQENISFLEKKPI
- a CDS encoding glycerophosphodiester phosphodiesterase, translating into MNRSGPKQVVWKRKLWLLLLIVSISTALFFIYDTIGFKQQIKALTPEHRKVLVIGHAGRAFFSPFNPFNPLPPNSMTSLLKALREDGADGLEVDVHVSRDGIPILYHDETLNTMSGGKGKIEDLPATKVLGLAYKGGWPYDFFQQEKIISLEDLLRELQKFPEFPYLHLDLRSYTPARNTYFARCVINLLQKYHYPIEKLTIVYAKPELLNAFRIAEPRAKLLLDISPDFEASLKTILANRLHGLVAEGKHINAAQIKLARYYHLQVVLFGGKARDTIYKMVLLEPDAIEVNNVKALRAMLQK
- a CDS encoding glycosyltransferase family 39 protein gives rise to the protein MSDKTPVNNQNLIPLSFIMLLALVIRLLAAFFSRGYAFHDDHFDVIEIAQNWVYGLPIWIHDKIPPRHSMFYAGIHYLLFYICEALGLTSPTGKMTVVRLLHALYSLLVVYYGYKITEMLSNQRNARLVGLMLALIWFMPFMSVRNLVEMTCIPPYLAAFYLILKPETSNKRLLFWRYFGAGALLALSFVLRYHVLLLVVGMGLVLLYQKQWLKVIYLGLGFFILAFLIQGTIDLTFYKFPFHSVVTYFLYNSDKAYSYSTGPVYRYVLTILGFLVPPLSVYLLVGYARTAKIAPTLFVSGLVFFVVHSAFPNKQERFILPLFPIIIILGVIGWQSFVQQSKFWQTRRKLLAASWTFFWILNIMAAVLLAFTYTKKSRIAPLVYLSHKENLHGILLEFGDNSVKMPPLFYLGRMATEAETFISDKKNMWRSYKAGKPLPENFVMVYSLNNDKPLNKLKAEVNPQYAPNYVVVVGQDNLEKRLQRLRTFYPNLKLDQTIAPSLYDQVLHRFNPRVHKDEHVWIYQIM
- a CDS encoding GtrA family protein — encoded protein: MFETLPALIIKFLKFGIVGFSGLVLDFSFTYLVKEKLRWNKYLANSLGFTIACVSNYFLNRIWTFRSADPSIALQFSKFLLISLGGLILNNLIVYLLSEKAQLNFYVAKLCAIILILFWNFSFNYLYTFNR